Proteins encoded by one window of Cannabis sativa cultivar Pink pepper isolate KNU-18-1 chromosome 4, ASM2916894v1, whole genome shotgun sequence:
- the LOC115702016 gene encoding uncharacterized protein LOC115702016, which produces MVSPNSHMSLELKIIEAINVEPKSKGNIFVRYYVNGGEKDKRKVGLKTKEISINGNHVWNESFSLECSFTTAGHTRTDMITKLKQLESFVFELRWRKKRSTLFRSSFWGSKLLGRAEILWKEVIDESPNMVLEKWVNIGRTSGRYISGAVPSLAKLKVEIRVRVSTEDHNEEEVIVEKSSRAKMGMKKKKWDDCGCKSGHYRCSCTCEDYHVFALATTFEAF; this is translated from the coding sequence ATGGTTTCTCCTAATTCTCATATGAGCCTCGAACTGAAAATCATAGAAGCAATAAACGTAGAACCCAAGTCCAAAGGTAACATATTTGTGAGGTACTATGTTAATGGAGGAGAAAAAGACAAGAGAAAAGTTGGGCTCAAAACCAAAGAAATTTCCATCAATGGCAACCACGTTTGGAACGAGTCTTTCTCCTTGGAGTGTTCTTTCACTACAGCTGGCCATACTCGTACGGACATGATCACAAAACTAAAGCAATTAGAGAGTTTTGTTTTCGAGCTAAGGTGGAGAAAAAAAAGATCAACATTATTTAGAAGTAGTTTTTGGGGTTCGAAACTTTTGGgtagggctgagattttgtggAAGGAAGTTATTGATGAGTCTCCAAACATGGTCTTAGAGAAGTGGGTGAATATAGGCCGTACTAGTGGTAGATACATTAGTGGTGCAGTACCATCATTAGCTAAACTGAAGGTGGAgattagggttagggtttcGACAGAGGATCATAATGAAGAggaagtaatagtggagaaaagtaGTAGGGCTAAAATGggaatgaagaaaaagaaatgggACGATTGTGGGTGTAAATCTGGTCACTATCGTTGTTCTTGTACTTGTGAAGATTATCATGTCTTTGCACTTGCCACAACTTTTGAGGCATTTTAA